From Terriglobales bacterium, the proteins below share one genomic window:
- a CDS encoding rod shape-determining protein, producing MSTNGFHPTSRFHNVRSLFSMFSSDLAIDLGTANTLVYARGKGIVVNEPSIVAINKNTGEVEAVGKEAKEMLGRTPGNIVAIKPMKDGVIADFKVTEKMLNYFIQKAHNRKMLVHPRIVIGVPSEITQVEKRAVMDSAYRAKASEVHLVEQAMVAAIGAGLPITEPSGNMIVDIGGGTTDIAVISLSGIVYSRSVRMAGNQMDEAVMNFLKRKYNLLIGERTAEQIKIEIGSAYPLDKPLTMEIKGRNLIEGVPKTITVDDSEVREALSECVATIMNAIRVALERTPPELSADISDRGIVLTGGGALLKNLDKRIREETGLPVSIADDPLCSVVLGTGKMLSDFKLLRKISLE from the coding sequence ATGTCAACGAACGGTTTCCATCCAACTTCCCGCTTCCACAATGTGCGCTCGCTGTTCAGCATGTTTTCCAGCGACTTGGCCATCGACTTGGGCACGGCGAATACCCTGGTTTACGCGCGCGGCAAAGGCATTGTGGTGAATGAGCCGTCCATCGTGGCGATCAACAAGAACACCGGGGAAGTGGAGGCGGTGGGCAAGGAAGCCAAGGAGATGTTGGGCCGCACCCCGGGCAACATCGTAGCCATCAAGCCGATGAAGGACGGCGTCATCGCGGATTTCAAGGTCACCGAGAAGATGCTGAACTACTTCATTCAGAAGGCCCACAACCGCAAGATGCTGGTGCATCCGCGGATAGTGATCGGCGTCCCCAGTGAGATCACGCAGGTAGAAAAACGCGCCGTCATGGACTCCGCCTACCGCGCCAAAGCCAGCGAAGTACACCTGGTGGAGCAGGCGATGGTGGCGGCCATTGGCGCCGGATTGCCGATCACCGAACCGAGCGGGAACATGATCGTCGACATCGGCGGCGGCACCACCGATATCGCCGTCATTTCCCTCAGCGGCATTGTGTACTCGCGTTCGGTGCGCATGGCCGGCAACCAGATGGACGAAGCGGTGATGAATTTCCTCAAGCGGAAGTACAACCTGCTGATCGGCGAGCGCACGGCGGAGCAGATCAAGATTGAGATCGGCAGCGCCTACCCGCTGGATAAGCCTCTGACCATGGAAATCAAGGGCCGGAATCTGATCGAGGGCGTTCCCAAGACCATTACCGTGGACGATAGCGAAGTGCGCGAAGCGCTCAGCGAGTGTGTGGCTACGATCATGAATGCGATTCGCGTGGCACTGGAGCGTACCCCTCCGGAGTTGAGTGCCGACATCAGCGATCGCGGCATCGTGTTGACCGGCGGCGGCGCGCTGCTCAAGAATTTGGACAAGCGCATCCGCGAAGAAACCGGACTGCCGGTTTCCATCGCCGACGATCCGCTCTGCAGTGTGGTGCTGGGTACAGGCAAGATGCTGAGCGATTTCAAACTGCTGCGAAAGATCTCTCTCGAATAG
- a CDS encoding aldehyde dehydrogenase family protein — MATDVDVISKVKTARIYKNLIAGQWVEASTGETFENLNPADTRDVVGVFQKSGKADVDAAVDAARQAFKKWRLVPAPRRAEILYLASQMLAERKEDYARDMTREMGKVIKETRGDVQEAIDTGFYMAGEGRRMFGATVPSELPNKFAMAARHPVGVCAMITPWNFPMAIPSWKLFPALVAGNTCIIKPAQDTPLSVFNFVQTLVDAGVPSGVVNIVTGFGSKIGAPLTEHPEIRAVSLTGSSDVGRIVGESCAKSFKRCSLELGGKNPMIVLDDANLDLALEGGLWGGFGTTGQRCTATSRIIVQKGVYGEFVSRFVERAKKLKIGNGLDETVDMGPAVNKSQLETDLQYIEVGKAEGAKLLCGGHRLDSGIYKHGWFLEPTVFGDVNPQMRIAQEEIFGPVVSIIPCDGFEDAIEIANGIQYGLSSAIYTKDVNRAFRAMRDLFAGITYINAPTIGAEVHLPFGGTKATGNGHREGGLGAIEFYTEWKSIYVDYSDKLQRAQIDRPE; from the coding sequence ATGGCCACTGATGTGGACGTTATCAGCAAAGTAAAGACCGCCCGGATTTACAAAAACCTGATCGCCGGCCAGTGGGTGGAAGCCTCGACCGGCGAGACCTTCGAGAACCTGAATCCCGCCGACACCCGCGATGTGGTCGGCGTGTTCCAGAAATCCGGCAAGGCCGACGTGGACGCCGCCGTGGACGCCGCCCGCCAGGCATTCAAGAAGTGGCGCCTGGTGCCGGCTCCCCGCCGCGCTGAAATCCTCTACCTCGCCTCCCAGATGCTGGCCGAACGCAAGGAAGACTACGCCCGCGACATGACGCGCGAGATGGGCAAGGTGATCAAGGAAACCCGCGGCGACGTCCAGGAAGCAATCGACACCGGCTTCTACATGGCCGGCGAGGGACGCCGCATGTTTGGCGCCACCGTGCCTTCCGAGTTGCCGAACAAGTTCGCCATGGCTGCGCGCCATCCCGTAGGCGTGTGCGCCATGATCACGCCGTGGAACTTCCCCATGGCGATTCCCTCCTGGAAGCTCTTCCCCGCCCTGGTTGCCGGCAACACGTGCATCATCAAACCGGCGCAGGATACTCCCCTGTCAGTATTTAATTTTGTGCAGACGCTGGTGGACGCCGGCGTTCCCTCGGGTGTGGTCAACATCGTGACCGGCTTTGGCTCGAAGATCGGCGCGCCGCTGACCGAGCACCCGGAGATCCGCGCAGTCTCCCTGACCGGCTCCAGCGACGTCGGGCGCATTGTCGGTGAATCGTGCGCCAAGAGCTTCAAGCGCTGCTCGCTCGAGCTCGGCGGCAAGAATCCGATGATCGTTCTCGATGATGCCAACCTCGACCTGGCGCTCGAAGGCGGCCTGTGGGGCGGGTTTGGCACCACCGGCCAGCGCTGCACTGCGACCAGCCGCATCATCGTTCAGAAGGGTGTCTATGGCGAGTTCGTGAGCCGCTTTGTGGAGCGCGCGAAGAAACTCAAGATCGGCAACGGGCTCGATGAGACGGTGGACATGGGTCCGGCGGTCAACAAGTCACAATTGGAAACCGATCTCCAATACATCGAGGTCGGCAAGGCGGAGGGCGCCAAGCTGCTTTGCGGCGGACACCGTCTGGACAGCGGCATTTACAAGCATGGCTGGTTTCTGGAGCCTACCGTGTTCGGCGACGTCAACCCGCAGATGCGAATCGCGCAGGAAGAAATCTTCGGGCCGGTGGTGTCGATCATTCCCTGTGACGGCTTCGAGGATGCCATCGAGATTGCCAACGGCATCCAATACGGCCTCTCCAGCGCGATTTACACTAAGGACGTGAACCGCGCCTTCCGCGCGATGCGCGATCTGTTCGCCGGCATTACCTACATCAACGCTCCGACGATAGGCGCCGAGGTGCATCTGCCTTTCGGCGGAACCAAAGCAACCGGCAACGGGCACCGTGAAGGCGGGCTCGGCGCGATCGAGTTCTACACGGAGTGGAAGTCCATCTACGTTGATTACAGCGACAAGCTGCAGCGCGCGCAGATTGACAGGCCAGAATAG
- a CDS encoding DinB family protein, with the protein MASLPKTFADSSAGKAIAQSLLPEFDQEMANTRKTLERVPDDKFDFKPHAKSGSMGWLAGHLANLPLWAVMTLKEDSLDIAPAGGQPFKLPETKNRKQVLETFDENVANARKGLQSATDAQLMKSWSLLKTGQPIMTMPKVVVLRSFVLNHIIHHRAQLGVYLRLNDLPVPSIYGPSADEGSF; encoded by the coding sequence GTGGCATCGTTACCCAAGACGTTCGCTGATTCCAGCGCCGGTAAGGCGATTGCGCAATCATTATTGCCGGAGTTCGATCAGGAGATGGCAAACACCCGCAAGACGCTGGAACGCGTGCCCGACGACAAGTTTGACTTCAAACCGCACGCCAAATCCGGTTCCATGGGATGGCTGGCAGGACACCTGGCCAACCTTCCGCTGTGGGCGGTAATGACGCTCAAGGAAGATTCGCTCGACATCGCTCCCGCCGGCGGACAGCCATTCAAGCTGCCTGAAACCAAGAACCGCAAGCAAGTTCTGGAAACGTTCGACGAGAATGTCGCCAACGCGAGGAAAGGTTTGCAGTCTGCCACCGACGCGCAGCTGATGAAGTCGTGGTCGCTGCTGAAGACTGGGCAGCCAATCATGACCATGCCGAAGGTGGTGGTGCTCCGCTCCTTCGTGCTCAACCACATCATCCACCATCGCGCGCAGTTGGGAGTTTATTTGCGGCTGAATGACCTGCCGGTGCCGTCGATTTACGGACCTAGCGCGGACGAAGGAAGCTTCTGA
- a CDS encoding aminotransferase class I/II-fold pyridoxal phosphate-dependent enzyme, whose translation MPMTTQAREILAALRLENVRYAIRDLAVLADEVARSGKKILPLNIGDPLKFDFATPPHLIEAVQKAMRDGYNGYAPSLGIDAGIKAIAGEAERRGIRNVQSIFITAGVSEGVEICLTSLCNPGENVLTPAPEYPLYSAVLAKIDSPINAYFLEEEQGWEPNIEEMASKITSKTRGIVVINPNNPTGAVYSRKKLEQICELARKHNLVILADEIYDKLILDHDVEHVSLASLAPDVPVITFSGLSKPYLAPGWRTGWAICSGPKEALKSYIEGTHKLLRARLCANAPMQYAIQPALEGPQDHLKEMNEKLRRRRDLTVQWANSTPRVSCVSPKGAFYVFPKLDISGDDLDFVKGVLTEKQVLVVHGSGFGQHPGTRHIRIVFLPDEATLAKAYAGMADYLREHYK comes from the coding sequence ATGCCCATGACCACGCAAGCCCGCGAAATCCTGGCCGCGCTGCGGCTGGAGAATGTTCGTTACGCGATTCGTGATCTCGCCGTCCTGGCCGACGAAGTCGCCAGGAGCGGCAAGAAAATCCTCCCGCTCAATATCGGCGACCCGCTCAAGTTCGACTTCGCCACTCCGCCGCACTTGATCGAAGCGGTGCAGAAAGCCATGCGCGATGGCTACAACGGTTACGCGCCTTCGCTCGGCATCGACGCCGGGATCAAGGCGATTGCCGGCGAAGCCGAACGCCGCGGCATTCGCAACGTGCAGAGCATCTTCATCACCGCCGGTGTCAGCGAAGGCGTCGAGATCTGCCTCACTTCGCTGTGCAATCCTGGCGAAAACGTGCTCACGCCGGCGCCCGAATACCCTTTGTACTCGGCGGTGCTGGCGAAAATCGACAGTCCAATTAACGCCTACTTCCTCGAAGAAGAGCAGGGCTGGGAACCGAACATCGAGGAGATGGCGAGCAAGATTACGTCGAAAACGCGCGGAATCGTCGTCATCAATCCCAACAATCCGACCGGCGCGGTGTACTCGCGGAAGAAGCTGGAACAGATCTGCGAACTGGCGCGCAAGCACAACCTCGTCATCCTCGCCGACGAGATTTACGACAAGCTCATTCTTGATCACGACGTCGAACATGTCTCGCTGGCTTCGCTCGCGCCTGACGTTCCCGTGATTACCTTCAGCGGACTCTCGAAACCCTACCTGGCGCCCGGATGGCGCACTGGCTGGGCAATCTGCAGCGGTCCGAAAGAAGCCCTCAAAAGCTACATTGAAGGCACTCACAAGCTTCTGCGCGCGCGCCTGTGCGCCAACGCGCCCATGCAGTACGCCATCCAGCCGGCACTCGAAGGCCCGCAGGACCATCTGAAAGAAATGAATGAGAAATTGCGCCGACGTCGCGACTTGACGGTGCAATGGGCGAACTCCACCCCGCGCGTGAGTTGCGTCTCGCCGAAAGGCGCCTTTTACGTGTTTCCGAAGCTCGACATTTCCGGCGACGATCTCGATTTTGTCAAAGGCGTGCTGACGGAAAAGCAGGTGCTCGTCGTCCACGGCAGCGGATTCGGCCAGCACCCCGGCACGCGCCATATCCGTATCGTCTTTCTGCCCGACGAAGCGACGCTCGCCAAAGCCTATGCGGGCATGGCCGACTACCTGCGCGAGCATTACAAGTAG
- a CDS encoding CpsB/CapC family capsule biosynthesis tyrosine phosphatase yields MVDIHSHILPEVDDGSRSWEMSEHMCHMAAGDGIEHMVATPHANSTYAYDRDWLRGLLSELSRRTGGKPKLSLGCDFHLSYENLESIAQTPHRYTIEDTPYLLVEFSDFSIPPSLTAELEDLLLRGLRPIITHPERNPLLQHKPERVLQWAQLGCAVQVTASSVTGNWGEKAKKAAKWLLDREAVHILATDSHNIERRPPILSAARDLISRVYGPGVAQAITNDNPQAVVTGQPLPYFPKVRA; encoded by the coding sequence ATGGTCGACATTCACAGCCATATTCTTCCGGAAGTTGACGATGGCTCCCGCTCCTGGGAGATGTCGGAGCACATGTGTCACATGGCCGCGGGCGACGGGATCGAACACATGGTTGCCACGCCGCACGCCAACAGCACTTACGCGTATGATCGCGACTGGCTGCGCGGCCTGCTTTCGGAATTGTCTCGGCGAACCGGCGGCAAGCCCAAGCTCAGCCTGGGCTGTGACTTTCATCTGTCCTACGAAAATCTGGAAAGCATCGCTCAAACGCCTCACCGGTACACCATCGAGGACACACCTTATCTCCTGGTCGAGTTCAGCGACTTTTCCATTCCGCCGTCGCTGACCGCCGAACTGGAAGATCTGTTGCTGCGAGGCTTGCGGCCCATCATTACCCATCCCGAGCGTAATCCGCTGCTGCAGCACAAACCGGAGCGCGTTCTGCAGTGGGCACAATTGGGGTGCGCGGTGCAAGTCACAGCATCATCGGTGACCGGCAATTGGGGCGAGAAGGCGAAAAAGGCGGCGAAATGGCTGCTCGATCGCGAAGCCGTGCATATCCTGGCGACCGATTCGCACAACATTGAACGCCGCCCGCCGATACTTTCCGCTGCCCGCGACCTCATCAGCCGCGTTTATGGACCGGGGGTCGCGCAAGCAATCACAAACGACAATCCGCAGGCCGTCGTTACCGGGCAGCCTCTTCCCTACTTCCCGAAAGTCCGAGCTTAG